In Propionimicrobium sp. PCR01-08-3, one DNA window encodes the following:
- the argH gene encoding argininosuccinate lyase: MNQTPDQPAAQHAEGFLWGGRFAGGPADAMFALSVSTQFDWRLALDDLDGSIAHAGALRSAGLLSDDDHDAMVQALQQLRADVESGLVTADPTDEDVHGALERLLIERVGPELGGRLRAGRSRNDQIATLIRRWIRREVRSLSLDVLRVVKALRDQADANLGAIMPGRTHMQTAQPVLLSHQLLAHAWPLLRDIQRLHDLDKRAAVSPYGSAALAGTSLGLDPEQVATDLGFTSSVANSIDGTASRDVIVETSYVLAQIGVDLSTLSEDIIIWVTPEFGFAKLDDAWSTGSSIMPQKKNPDIAELARGKAGRFIGNLAGLLATCKGLPLAYDRDLQEDKEPLFDSFDQLKILLPAMAGLVATLTFDADRMAQAAPRGFSLATDMADWLVRQGVPFARAHDVAGSAVKFCEANGIELADLTPDQLPTIAPELTPDVLDVLTIEGSVASRNGRGGTAPDRVREQITELDAASSAANDWASA, encoded by the coding sequence GTGAACCAAACTCCTGATCAACCAGCAGCACAGCACGCCGAAGGATTCTTGTGGGGCGGGCGATTCGCCGGCGGCCCGGCTGACGCGATGTTCGCATTGTCGGTCTCGACCCAATTCGACTGGCGGTTGGCCTTGGACGATCTGGACGGCTCGATCGCTCATGCCGGCGCGTTGCGTTCTGCAGGTTTGTTGAGTGATGACGACCACGACGCGATGGTGCAGGCCCTGCAGCAATTGCGGGCCGACGTCGAGTCCGGGCTGGTCACCGCCGATCCCACCGACGAGGATGTGCACGGGGCGCTCGAACGGCTGTTGATCGAGCGGGTCGGTCCCGAACTGGGCGGACGCCTGCGCGCCGGCCGCTCCCGCAACGATCAGATCGCGACATTGATCCGGCGCTGGATACGCCGTGAAGTCCGCTCGCTGAGCCTCGACGTCTTACGTGTGGTGAAGGCTCTGCGTGATCAGGCGGACGCAAACCTGGGTGCGATCATGCCCGGACGCACCCACATGCAGACCGCGCAGCCGGTGCTGCTGTCCCATCAATTGCTCGCTCACGCGTGGCCGCTGCTGCGTGATATCCAGCGTCTGCACGACCTCGACAAGAGGGCTGCCGTGAGCCCCTACGGCTCGGCTGCACTGGCCGGGACCTCGCTCGGGCTGGATCCCGAGCAGGTGGCGACCGATCTCGGCTTCACCTCGTCGGTGGCGAACTCGATCGATGGAACTGCCTCCCGCGATGTGATCGTCGAGACCAGCTACGTGTTGGCCCAGATCGGCGTGGATCTGTCGACGCTGTCGGAGGACATCATCATCTGGGTGACTCCCGAGTTCGGATTCGCAAAGCTGGACGATGCGTGGTCGACCGGGTCGTCCATCATGCCGCAGAAGAAGAATCCTGATATCGCCGAGCTTGCCCGGGGCAAGGCCGGACGCTTCATCGGAAACCTCGCCGGTCTGCTGGCCACCTGCAAGGGTCTGCCGCTCGCTTATGACCGTGATTTGCAAGAAGACAAAGAGCCGCTGTTCGACTCCTTCGACCAGCTGAAGATCCTGCTGCCGGCAATGGCCGGCCTGGTAGCAACGCTGACCTTCGATGCGGATCGGATGGCCCAGGCCGCTCCGCGAGGGTTCTCTCTTGCCACCGACATGGCCGACTGGCTGGTGCGTCAAGGCGTGCCCTTTGCGAGGGCCCACGATGTGGCAGGTTCCGCAGTGAAGTTCTGCGAGGCGAACGGTATCGAGTTGGCCGACCTCACACCCGACCAACTACCGACAATTGCTCCCGAGCTGACCCCTGACGTCTTGGACGTGCTGACCATTGAGGGCTCGGTTGCCTCCCGCAACGGCCGTGGTGGCACCGCGCCCGATCGCGTCCGTGAGCAGATCACCGAGTTGGACGCCGCCTCCAGCGCCGCGAACGACTGGGCCAGCGCCTAA
- a CDS encoding arginine repressor (regulates arginine biosynthesis when complexed with arginine by binding at site that overlap the promotors of the arginine biosynthesis genes), producing the protein MTEEAQPRGSSRVARQARIIELIQQHEIGSQAELAELLADSGISVSQGTLSKDLLEVGAVRVRNAAGALVYAPPSAEISSDHAAYEARLARICVEMLISAQGSANLTVLKTPPGAAQYFASVIDRVSNEAILGTIAGDDSILVIARDATGGLALASWFDGLASGEAS; encoded by the coding sequence GTGACCGAGGAGGCGCAGCCCAGGGGGTCCAGTAGGGTGGCCCGCCAGGCCCGCATCATCGAGTTGATCCAACAACATGAGATTGGCTCGCAGGCAGAACTCGCTGAACTGCTCGCGGATAGCGGAATCTCGGTGAGCCAGGGCACTCTCAGCAAGGACCTGCTCGAGGTCGGCGCGGTGCGGGTACGCAACGCGGCGGGAGCGTTGGTCTATGCCCCGCCGTCCGCCGAGATCTCCTCTGATCACGCGGCATACGAGGCCAGATTGGCCAGGATATGTGTCGAGATGTTGATCTCCGCTCAGGGCTCGGCCAACCTCACCGTGCTGAAGACACCGCCCGGTGCCGCCCAATACTTCGCCTCGGTGATCGACAGAGTCTCGAATGAGGCCATCCTCGGCACCATCGCAGGCGATGACTCGATCCTGGTGATCGCCCGCGACGCCACCGGTGGCCTCGCCCTGGCGAGTTGGTTCGATGGCCTCGCGTCCGGCGAAGCCTCGTGA
- a CDS encoding acetylornithine transaminase, with product MPTQTEWIKRYDHTMMHNFGKLKTVFVQGSGCYLQDADGNQYTDMFSGIAVGGLGHAHPAIVEAVTKQLSTLGHISNLFASEPQIELGERLADLATGGLIGKAARVYFANSGTEANEAAFKITRLTGRKKIVAMEGSFHGRTMGALALTSHAAYREPFEPLPGEVVFVPYGDLDAAAAAIDSDTAAVIVETIQGENGVVCPPEGFLSGLRQLASEQDALLWVDEVQTGIGRCGEWLTSVADGLDPDIITVAKGLGNGLPIAACIAIGPAGELFTPGSHGSTFAGNPVTAAAALAVLNTIVHEGLLAKAVDLGDQLVDAVMGLGLPQITEVRGRGLLRGVVLSSDIAPQVAQGMLDCGWIVNAPRPGVLRLAPPLIITPQIIGEFAQVLGTVVSNAAAA from the coding sequence ATGCCGACCCAGACCGAATGGATCAAACGCTACGACCACACCATGATGCACAACTTCGGGAAACTGAAGACCGTGTTCGTGCAGGGGTCGGGGTGCTATCTGCAAGACGCCGATGGCAACCAGTACACCGACATGTTCAGTGGCATCGCGGTCGGCGGCCTCGGCCATGCGCATCCGGCCATCGTCGAGGCGGTCACCAAGCAGCTGAGCACGCTCGGTCACATCTCGAACCTGTTCGCCTCCGAACCGCAGATCGAACTAGGCGAACGGCTGGCCGATCTCGCCACCGGCGGGCTCATCGGCAAGGCGGCCCGCGTCTACTTCGCGAACTCCGGCACCGAGGCAAACGAAGCCGCCTTCAAGATCACCCGGCTCACCGGACGCAAGAAGATCGTCGCGATGGAGGGTTCTTTCCACGGCCGGACGATGGGTGCTCTCGCGCTGACCTCGCATGCTGCCTATCGTGAACCCTTCGAGCCGCTGCCTGGCGAGGTCGTCTTCGTGCCCTATGGCGATCTGGACGCGGCAGCGGCGGCCATCGATTCCGACACCGCGGCGGTCATCGTGGAGACCATCCAGGGCGAGAACGGTGTGGTCTGCCCACCGGAGGGTTTCCTGTCGGGGCTCCGCCAGCTGGCCAGCGAACAGGACGCCCTGCTCTGGGTGGACGAGGTGCAAACCGGCATCGGGCGTTGTGGTGAATGGCTGACCTCGGTGGCTGACGGCCTGGACCCTGACATCATCACCGTTGCCAAGGGCCTGGGCAACGGTCTGCCGATCGCTGCCTGCATCGCGATCGGCCCGGCCGGTGAGCTGTTTACCCCGGGCAGCCATGGCAGCACGTTCGCGGGCAACCCGGTGACTGCTGCGGCCGCGCTCGCCGTGCTCAACACCATCGTGCATGAGGGTCTCTTGGCCAAGGCCGTCGACCTCGGCGATCAGCTGGTCGATGCGGTCATGGGCTTGGGTCTGCCACAGATCACCGAAGTGCGTGGACGCGGGCTGTTGCGCGGCGTCGTGCTGTCGTCCGATATCGCGCCCCAGGTTGCGCAGGGCATGCTCGACTGCGGCTGGATCGTCAACGCTCCGCGTCCCGGTGTCTTGCGGCTCGCGCCGCCGTTGATCATCACACCCCAGATCATCGGGGAATTCGCGCAGGTGCTCGGCACCGTTGTCAGCAATGCGGCGGCAGCATGA